The following coding sequences are from one Megamonas funiformis window:
- a CDS encoding lytic transglycosylase domain-containing protein, which produces MQKFIINILLITSFFITPIVHAQGNNYYNIIYSEVSMYNQEQTDWITNAILYASSTYSLDPLLLTALLEQESHFNLNAMSGAGAIGIAQLMPGTASMIGVDPYNPLENILGGASYLRTQIDNFTYAGQYNITYALAAYNAGANAIYEYNGVPPYKETIEYIYSISDIFNRLNSYR; this is translated from the coding sequence TTGCAGAAATTCATCATAAATATATTGCTAATTACATCTTTTTTCATCACACCTATAGTGCATGCTCAAGGGAACAATTACTACAATATAATTTATTCTGAAGTATCCATGTATAATCAAGAGCAAACAGACTGGATAACCAACGCTATACTTTATGCTAGCAGTACCTATAGCCTTGATCCACTATTACTTACAGCACTACTTGAGCAAGAATCTCATTTTAATCTAAATGCCATGTCAGGTGCTGGAGCTATTGGAATCGCTCAACTAATGCCAGGTACTGCTAGTATGATAGGTGTTGATCCATATAACCCTTTAGAAAATATCCTAGGTGGTGCAAGTTATCTGCGTACACAAATAGATAATTTTACGTATGCTGGACAATATAATATAACTTATGCCTTAGCTGCCTACAATGCTGGAGCAAATGCCATTTATGAATATAATGGAGTACCACCATATAAAGAAACGATTGAATATATCTATAGCATTTCAGATATCTTCAATCGATTAAATAGCTATAGATAG